Proteins from one Bartonella sp. HY328 genomic window:
- a CDS encoding efflux RND transporter permease subunit, which produces MNYGFFINRPVLSAVLSIVIVLAGILSIPNLPVEQYPDLLPPQVTISAQYPGASAQTLAQTVAVPLEQQINGVEDMIYMNTVSNAQGTLQITVTFKQGTDADQATINVNNRVQRALTTLPQEVQRLGVSVVKRSSSTLGIVSMQSNTASYDRTYVGNYALLNVVDDIKRISGVGDAQVLGNIDYSMRIWLRPDKLAQYKLIPSDVITAVQQQNAQYAVGRFGDSPDSQSGAYTYSATTQGRLISAEEFGNIILNSDQNGSALRLKDVARIELGTQQYVVDTKLNGTPMVPIMIYLQPGANALATMESVKSTMDVLSKNFPSGITFDVPYDTTKFINVSVEEVIHTFIEAILLVIIVVFIFLQNWRATLIPLIAVPISIIGTFAGMYILGFSINMLTLFGLVLAIGIVVDDAIVVLENVERLMSEEKLSPHDAAVKSMAEVTSPIIAIVLVLCAVFIPVSFMGGLAGIMYKQFAITVAISVVISGLVALTLTPALCSLLLKPTHKEPIAPFRAFNKLFDAITNLYMHGVKFFIRYVAIGIAIFIFVCGSVFYLFEKVPSALVPAEDQGVLMVFVSLPSGASLDRTSKIMTQAEAILSQNKAVDSIVSIAGFDLQSSGLKTSAGAMFLTLKDWSVRGSDPMQDPRQMTGPIMGATSGIQGGFIFPVNPPPIMGLSISSGFELYIQDRSTGGAQTIEETLKKLNDVTQKVVQAARMRPELNPQMVRTTFDPNVPQYDLKVDREQALAMNVPISTIYDALSSTFGNVYINDFTLYGRNYQVKLQSEAEFRRTPEDLKQVFVRSNSGEMVPLDALIKATRVVGPDQLERYNAYYATKVTGDAASGYTSGDAINAMREVAAEVLPQGYQIAWTGTSYQEVTNSGQGSTALIYGIIMVFLILAAQFEKWSLPLAVITAVPFAVAGALLLTLVRGLANDVYFQIGLVTLIGLAAKNAILIVEFAVLERENGKSAVDAALSAAKMRFRPIVMTSLAFILGVLPLATSTGAGSASRHAIGTGVIGGMLAATCIATFFIPMFYRLIGGRGKATRSTDNGTSNGGDVPQPASH; this is translated from the coding sequence ATGAATTATGGTTTTTTCATCAATAGGCCAGTTTTATCTGCCGTTTTATCAATTGTGATTGTTCTTGCGGGTATTTTATCTATTCCTAATTTGCCCGTGGAACAATATCCAGATTTGTTGCCGCCTCAGGTTACAATTTCGGCGCAATATCCAGGAGCCAGTGCGCAAACGCTTGCGCAGACTGTTGCTGTTCCTCTTGAGCAGCAAATTAATGGCGTTGAAGACATGATTTACATGAACACGGTGTCTAATGCACAAGGTACTTTGCAAATCACCGTGACTTTTAAGCAAGGAACTGATGCAGACCAGGCAACGATTAATGTGAATAACCGTGTGCAACGTGCGTTGACGACACTACCACAAGAAGTACAGCGTTTGGGTGTTTCAGTGGTGAAACGTTCGTCGTCCACTCTTGGTATCGTATCGATGCAGTCAAATACTGCATCCTATGATCGTACTTATGTTGGCAATTATGCGTTGCTTAATGTGGTGGATGATATTAAACGTATTTCAGGTGTTGGCGATGCTCAGGTTCTCGGTAACATCGATTACTCCATGCGCATTTGGTTGCGTCCTGATAAATTGGCGCAATATAAGCTTATTCCATCAGATGTTATAACAGCTGTTCAACAACAAAATGCGCAATATGCAGTTGGTCGGTTTGGTGATAGCCCAGATAGTCAATCGGGGGCTTACACTTATTCTGCGACGACCCAAGGTCGGTTAATTTCCGCAGAAGAATTTGGCAACATCATTTTAAATTCTGATCAAAATGGCTCTGCTTTACGCCTAAAGGATGTTGCACGCATTGAGCTTGGCACACAACAATATGTCGTTGATACCAAGCTTAATGGTACGCCGATGGTGCCGATTATGATTTATTTGCAACCAGGTGCTAATGCGTTAGCCACCATGGAAAGCGTTAAGTCAACCATGGACGTACTTTCAAAGAATTTCCCATCGGGTATTACATTCGATGTTCCTTATGATACCACCAAATTTATTAATGTTTCAGTTGAAGAAGTTATTCATACCTTCATCGAAGCTATTTTGTTGGTTATTATTGTTGTTTTCATTTTCTTACAAAACTGGCGCGCAACTCTTATTCCGCTCATAGCGGTGCCAATATCCATCATTGGTACATTTGCGGGTATGTATATTCTCGGCTTTTCTATCAATATGCTAACGCTATTTGGTTTGGTGCTGGCTATTGGTATCGTCGTGGATGACGCTATTGTTGTGCTTGAAAACGTTGAACGCCTGATGAGTGAGGAAAAGCTGTCACCTCATGATGCGGCTGTCAAATCTATGGCCGAGGTAACTTCGCCAATTATTGCTATTGTTTTGGTGCTTTGTGCTGTGTTTATTCCAGTGTCCTTCATGGGTGGTCTTGCTGGTATCATGTATAAGCAATTTGCGATTACGGTTGCAATTTCAGTGGTAATTTCAGGGCTTGTAGCTCTAACACTGACACCAGCTTTGTGCAGCTTGCTTTTAAAGCCAACCCATAAGGAACCTATTGCACCTTTCAGAGCATTCAATAAATTATTCGATGCAATTACCAATCTTTATATGCATGGCGTCAAGTTTTTTATTCGTTATGTTGCGATTGGTATCGCGATTTTCATTTTTGTTTGCGGATCTGTTTTCTATCTGTTCGAAAAAGTTCCAAGCGCACTTGTTCCAGCTGAAGATCAGGGCGTCTTAATGGTGTTTGTATCATTACCATCTGGCGCATCACTTGATCGCACCTCTAAAATTATGACACAGGCCGAGGCGATATTAAGTCAAAATAAGGCTGTTGATTCAATTGTTTCTATTGCTGGTTTTGATTTGCAATCAAGTGGTCTTAAAACCAGTGCTGGGGCAATGTTCCTAACGCTGAAAGATTGGAGTGTTCGTGGTAGTGATCCAATGCAGGATCCACGTCAAATGACCGGTCCAATTATGGGGGCAACATCTGGGATCCAAGGTGGCTTTATCTTCCCAGTTAATCCACCGCCAATTATGGGGCTTTCAATCTCCAGTGGTTTTGAGCTTTATATTCAAGATCGTAGTACTGGCGGAGCACAAACTATTGAAGAAACGTTGAAAAAGCTTAATGACGTGACGCAAAAGGTTGTGCAAGCAGCACGGATGCGTCCAGAATTAAATCCGCAAATGGTTCGTACAACTTTTGATCCTAATGTACCGCAATATGATTTAAAGGTTGACCGCGAGCAAGCTTTGGCAATGAATGTGCCGATCAGCACTATTTATGATGCGCTTTCATCAACCTTTGGTAACGTCTATATTAATGATTTTACGCTTTATGGTCGTAACTATCAGGTTAAATTGCAATCTGAGGCTGAATTTCGCCGTACTCCTGAAGACTTAAAACAAGTTTTTGTTCGGTCTAATAGTGGCGAAATGGTTCCACTTGATGCATTGATCAAGGCAACACGTGTTGTAGGTCCTGATCAGTTAGAGCGGTATAATGCTTATTATGCTACCAAAGTAACTGGTGATGCTGCTTCTGGTTATACATCGGGCGATGCTATTAATGCGATGAGAGAGGTCGCTGCAGAAGTATTGCCGCAAGGTTATCAGATCGCTTGGACAGGGACTTCTTATCAGGAAGTAACCAATTCAGGTCAGGGAAGTACCGCGCTTATTTACGGTATCATAATGGTATTTCTTATTCTTGCTGCCCAGTTTGAAAAATGGAGTTTGCCACTTGCTGTTATCACGGCGGTACCTTTTGCCGTTGCAGGAGCCCTGCTGCTTACTTTGGTACGTGGGCTTGCCAATGATGTGTACTTCCAGATTGGGCTTGTCACGCTTATCGGGCTTGCCGCCAAGAACGCTATTTTGATTGTTGAGTTTGCGGTGCTTGAGCGCGAAAATGGTAAGTCAGCGGTGGATGCAGCATTATCGGCGGCAAAAATGCGCTTCCGCCCGATTGTTATGACGTCTCTTGCTTTCATTCTTGGCGTGTTGCCATTGGCAACTTCAACAGGTGCAGGCTCTGCAAGCCGCCATGCAATTGGTACTGGCGTTATTGGTGGTATGTTGGCGGCAACATGTATTGCAACCTTCTTTATTCCAATGTTCTATCGTTTGATCGGCGGTAGAGGTAAAGCAACTCGCAGCACTGATAATGGAACCAGTAATGGTGGTGATGTACCACAACCAGCAAGTCATTAA
- a CDS encoding tetratricopeptide repeat protein, translating to MKRFIKAVSAYNAKDFSKAEELLDQFLGKKPKDIEGLYLRASCYIKRQAHQQAEADLIKLLQIKKDVRAYDLLIRLFWEMKRQEEALTFAKDFAKAFNQNANAHYYLGMVEQGFERYENARMHYDDALQRDNNHLASLVNSAFLAVKKQDYANAESHLLKAKILAPNLPQIYAGVAEIAEKTGRYNEAAQNFNAAKDWGGLQRVMRRGVIWNDLGKVDAIYRQLCENNELNGGNIGDALSILNMPILTPLNLRKAAHAYALSRYGTIFNRPPLISPTSQNAPLKKRLKIGYLSSDFYDHATMRLMIGVMEAHNKSDFDFQILAYNEPKQDNYTARLAQLGWPQHNLYDKSDFAAAQWIADNAFDIIVDLKGYTGEHRLGITAYHPAPIIVSWLGFPGTLGHARLADYIIGDAIVTPLNDADGFSEKLALMPHCYQPNDRTRPFTTNVTRADMGLPDNAIVLCNFNQVIKFNPETIDLWQKILANIDNAHLWLIKPKEQDVYDNLLKEFAKRNIDTSRITFASPLSTDLHLQRLGLADIAIDTFPYTSHTTASDALWVGVPLITKRGASFASRVASSLLATHGFSDLICDTDEDYLARIIALAKSPEQQQKLRQTLTDKRMTSPLFDTQLFAANLEKLYVKMWQNYSLNQNSAITCD from the coding sequence ATGAAACGATTTATCAAAGCAGTATCTGCCTATAATGCCAAGGATTTTAGCAAGGCAGAAGAATTGCTTGACCAATTCTTAGGTAAAAAACCAAAAGACATTGAAGGACTTTATCTTAGAGCTTCCTGCTATATTAAACGTCAAGCCCACCAACAAGCCGAAGCGGATCTTATAAAGCTTCTGCAAATAAAAAAAGATGTGCGCGCATATGACTTATTGATACGTCTTTTTTGGGAAATGAAAAGACAAGAAGAGGCTTTAACTTTTGCCAAAGATTTTGCCAAAGCTTTCAATCAAAATGCCAATGCCCATTATTATTTAGGCATGGTTGAGCAAGGGTTTGAACGCTATGAGAATGCGCGAATGCATTATGATGATGCTTTGCAGCGTGACAATAATCATTTAGCAAGCCTCGTCAATTCGGCTTTTTTGGCGGTAAAAAAACAAGACTATGCAAATGCGGAAAGCCACTTATTAAAGGCAAAGATACTTGCCCCCAACTTACCGCAAATTTATGCCGGCGTTGCCGAAATAGCCGAAAAAACTGGCCGCTATAATGAAGCTGCACAAAATTTTAATGCCGCAAAAGATTGGGGCGGTTTGCAACGGGTCATGCGCCGTGGTGTAATTTGGAATGACTTAGGTAAAGTTGATGCAATTTACCGCCAATTATGTGAAAATAATGAGCTTAATGGTGGCAATATTGGTGATGCATTGTCTATTTTAAATATGCCAATTCTTACACCGCTAAACTTACGTAAAGCGGCTCATGCCTATGCGCTTAGCCGTTACGGCACTATTTTTAACAGGCCTCCTCTCATTAGTCCAACAAGTCAAAATGCACCTTTAAAAAAGCGATTAAAAATTGGCTATCTCTCATCGGATTTTTATGACCATGCCACTATGCGGCTCATGATTGGCGTTATGGAAGCACATAATAAATCAGACTTTGATTTCCAAATCCTTGCCTATAATGAGCCAAAGCAAGACAATTATACAGCGCGCTTAGCCCAATTGGGCTGGCCGCAACATAATTTATATGACAAAAGTGATTTTGCCGCCGCGCAATGGATTGCTGACAATGCGTTTGATATTATTGTAGACCTTAAAGGCTATACGGGCGAACACCGCCTTGGTATCACCGCTTATCATCCGGCCCCAATCATTGTAAGCTGGCTTGGCTTTCCTGGCACTTTGGGGCATGCGCGCCTTGCTGATTATATTATTGGTGATGCTATTGTTACTCCATTAAATGATGCAGACGGCTTTAGTGAAAAATTAGCGTTAATGCCCCATTGCTACCAACCAAATGACCGCACACGTCCATTTACGACCAATGTAACAAGAGCTGATATGGGATTGCCTGATAATGCCATTGTGCTTTGCAATTTTAATCAAGTTATCAAATTCAATCCAGAAACGATTGATTTATGGCAAAAGATCCTTGCCAATATTGATAATGCCCATTTATGGCTGATTAAACCGAAAGAACAAGACGTTTACGATAATTTGCTAAAAGAGTTTGCAAAACGCAATATTGACACTAGCCGGATTACTTTTGCCAGCCCCTTAAGCACTGATCTTCATCTTCAACGTCTTGGTCTTGCTGATATCGCCATTGACACATTTCCATATACGTCCCATACCACAGCAAGCGATGCCTTATGGGTTGGGGTTCCACTAATCACCAAACGTGGCGCAAGTTTTGCCTCACGTGTGGCAAGTAGCTTGCTAGCCACCCATGGCTTTAGCGACCTTATTTGTGATACAGATGAAGACTATTTAGCTAGGATTATTGCTTTGGCAAAAAGCCCAGAGCAACAGCAAAAATTACGCCAAACACTTACTGACAAGCGGATGACCTCACCGCTGTTTGACACCCAGCTTTTTGCAGCCAACCTTGAAAAGCTTTATGTAAAAATGTGGCAAAACTATTCCCTAAACCAAAACAGCGCTATTACCTGCGATTAA
- a CDS encoding inositol monophosphatase family protein, with the protein MALSAIMHVMVQATVKAGRSLVRDFGEVQNLQVSLKGPGDYVSQADKKAENILYNELSRARPDYGFLMEESGEVIGNDAQHRFIIDPLDGTTNFLHGIPLFAISVALERQGQIVAGVIFNPVLDELYTTERGGGAFLNDRRLRVAARRKLEDAVIGTGIPHLGRGHHGNYLVELRNVMGEVAGIRRMGAASLDLAAVAAGRLDAFWEDGLQPWDMAAGMLMVREAGGYVSDKDGGQNMFDTKNIVVGNELMHGALMKVLKRPI; encoded by the coding sequence ATGGCCCTTTCGGCTATAATGCATGTGATGGTACAAGCGACAGTTAAAGCTGGCCGCTCGCTGGTTCGTGATTTTGGTGAAGTGCAAAATTTGCAAGTTTCCCTTAAAGGCCCTGGTGATTATGTTAGCCAAGCCGATAAAAAGGCAGAAAACATTCTTTACAATGAATTAAGTCGCGCCCGTCCCGACTATGGTTTTTTAATGGAAGAAAGCGGCGAAGTTATCGGCAATGATGCCCAGCATCGCTTTATTATTGATCCACTTGATGGCACTACCAATTTTCTGCATGGTATTCCACTTTTTGCAATTTCAGTTGCATTAGAACGCCAAGGACAAATTGTTGCGGGTGTTATTTTCAACCCAGTATTAGATGAGCTTTACACCACGGAACGCGGTGGCGGTGCATTTTTAAATGATCGTCGTTTGCGTGTTGCAGCACGCCGCAAACTTGAAGATGCAGTTATCGGCACAGGCATTCCACATTTGGGCCGCGGTCATCATGGTAATTACCTTGTTGAATTGCGCAATGTCATGGGTGAAGTTGCAGGTATCCGCCGCATGGGTGCAGCATCATTAGATCTTGCTGCTGTTGCTGCTGGTCGCCTTGACGCCTTTTGGGAAGATGGTTTGCAACCTTGGGATATGGCGGCTGGCATGCTCATGGTACGTGAAGCTGGTGGCTATGTTTCCGACAAAGATGGCGGTCAAAATATGTTTGACACAAAAAATATTGTGGTTGGTAATGAACTAATGCATGGCGCTTTGATGAAAGTGCTTAAACGTCCAATCTAA
- the efp gene encoding elongation factor P, with amino-acid sequence MKINGNEIRPGNVIEHDGSLWVAVKCNAVKPGKGGAFNQVELKNLLNGTKLNERFRSAETVEKVRLEQKDFTFLYEQGDALIFMDSESYEQLELQKDFVGDRAAFLQDGMTVTVELYEDRPIGISLPDQVTLTISEADPVVKGQTAASSYKPAILENGIRVLVPPFIASGERIIVDTNEITYLRRAD; translated from the coding sequence ATGAAAATTAATGGCAATGAAATTCGCCCAGGCAATGTGATTGAACATGATGGCAGCCTTTGGGTTGCAGTAAAATGCAATGCAGTAAAGCCTGGTAAAGGTGGCGCATTCAATCAAGTTGAACTTAAAAACCTTCTTAATGGCACCAAGCTTAATGAACGCTTCCGCTCTGCTGAGACTGTTGAAAAAGTACGTCTTGAGCAAAAAGACTTCACATTTCTTTATGAACAAGGCGATGCTTTGATTTTCATGGATTCAGAAAGCTATGAGCAGCTTGAATTGCAAAAAGATTTTGTTGGCGATCGCGCTGCATTTTTGCAAGATGGTATGACTGTTACTGTTGAACTTTATGAAGACAGGCCAATTGGTATATCCTTACCTGATCAAGTAACATTAACAATTTCTGAAGCTGATCCTGTTGTTAAAGGCCAAACCGCTGCTTCTTCCTATAAGCCTGCAATCCTTGAAAATGGTATTCGCGTTTTGGTGCCGCCTTTCATTGCATCGGGTGAGCGCATCATCGTTGATACCAATGAAATTACTTATCTTCGCCGCGCTGACTAA
- a CDS encoding cytochrome c oxidase assembly factor 1 family protein — protein MRDNINSQKKRGWLRRNLKWVLPISIVGGIAVFVSILFFTITGFMRSADAYQVGVAAAQKNAAVIELIGEPMQPASYFTGSVSVSNSNGNADIAISIKGPKGSGTIYVEAEKKFDVWNYSSIKFHPDGSNTLIDLQ, from the coding sequence ATGAGGGATAATATTAATAGTCAAAAAAAACGCGGATGGCTTCGGCGCAATTTAAAATGGGTGCTGCCAATATCAATTGTCGGTGGTATTGCTGTGTTTGTCAGCATATTGTTTTTTACTATTACTGGCTTTATGCGCTCTGCCGATGCTTATCAAGTGGGTGTTGCTGCGGCGCAAAAAAATGCAGCAGTCATTGAATTAATTGGTGAGCCGATGCAGCCAGCAAGCTATTTTACAGGCTCTGTAAGTGTTTCCAACTCAAATGGTAACGCCGATATTGCAATTTCGATTAAAGGCCCAAAGGGCTCAGGTACGATCTACGTGGAAGCGGAAAAAAAATTCGACGTATGGAATTATTCATCAATCAAGTTTCATCCAGATGGCAGCAATACGCTGATTGATCTGCAATAA
- a CDS encoding tetratricopeptide repeat protein — MRVFGFVVVSTAVLLSSTATGLAQNTPNVMVMETVPASASDIRGPVHGAPATGHPMNRSNHTSSSNNLQIAGMRPSANQPEPEPDLPAHILKAGDYDAAYSAYVSGQFKRAFELAQKRADIGDPTAMTLIGMLYMEGRVLEKNSEIAADWFKRAADLGDPHAALYYGVNLFNSSTTEEGKETGVTYLKKAADAGIPRANYYYAQILMNLAPEKDKLDIGLVWYLKGAIKGDAYSLYSAAEILAVGSEKVKPDEYAARALLESAANIGHVAAQLELANWMIDGRGGPIDQKGAFTLVKLVAVNNVPVAQVNLARFYFNGVGTEKNPVMGASWYLLAQQGNQGATDLDELMKKLSPEQLKQAKARVDTLLFAP; from the coding sequence ATGCGGGTATTCGGCTTTGTGGTAGTATCAACTGCTGTTTTATTGAGCAGTACTGCAACTGGTTTGGCACAAAATACGCCTAATGTTATGGTTATGGAAACTGTGCCGGCAAGTGCCAGTGATATTCGTGGCCCAGTTCATGGCGCGCCAGCAACCGGGCACCCCATGAACCGGTCCAATCATACATCCTCAAGCAACAACCTACAGATCGCTGGAATGCGCCCCTCAGCCAATCAGCCTGAACCTGAGCCTGATCTACCAGCCCACATCCTTAAAGCTGGCGATTATGATGCCGCTTATAGTGCTTATGTTTCAGGACAGTTTAAAAGAGCATTTGAATTAGCCCAAAAGCGGGCTGATATTGGTGATCCAACGGCAATGACCCTTATAGGCATGCTTTACATGGAAGGGCGGGTTCTTGAAAAAAATTCTGAGATTGCCGCAGACTGGTTTAAACGTGCTGCAGATCTTGGCGACCCCCATGCCGCGCTCTATTATGGCGTTAACTTATTCAATAGTTCAACAACTGAAGAGGGCAAGGAAACGGGGGTTACTTATCTAAAAAAGGCAGCAGATGCTGGTATTCCGCGTGCCAATTACTATTATGCTCAAATATTAATGAATCTTGCCCCTGAAAAAGACAAACTTGATATTGGTCTTGTATGGTATTTAAAAGGCGCCATAAAAGGTGATGCTTATAGTCTTTATTCTGCTGCGGAAATTCTTGCCGTTGGGAGTGAAAAAGTAAAGCCCGATGAATATGCTGCGCGTGCTTTACTTGAAAGTGCCGCTAATATCGGGCATGTTGCTGCCCAATTAGAGCTTGCTAATTGGATGATTGACGGTCGTGGTGGACCAATTGACCAAAAGGGTGCGTTTACTCTAGTAAAATTGGTTGCGGTGAATAATGTGCCTGTGGCTCAAGTAAATCTTGCCCGTTTTTATTTCAACGGCGTTGGCACTGAAAAAAATCCTGTGATGGGTGCAAGTTGGTATCTTCTTGCCCAACAAGGGAACCAAGGAGCGACTGACCTTGACGAATTGATGAAAAAGCTTTCGCCCGAACAATTAAAACAAGCAAAAGCCCGCGTTGATACGCTATTATTCGCGCCCTAA
- a CDS encoding thiamine phosphate synthase produces MSGNNTFQRCRIVLALSIARNISPEQLTDILAAGDVASLILYSEEENESAFQKQAQALVPVIQNAGVAAIIAGDSRIAGRVKADGLHIETNLEDLKEAIEKHQSSMMVGFANLRDRHNAMQVGELEPDYMMFGKLGADKKPEAHSRNINLGEWWASLMEVPALIQAGNSLASIETIAKTGAEFIVLEEAIFGTGDMVANIIAANELLDEHAPKLGDNDE; encoded by the coding sequence ATGTCCGGTAATAATACTTTTCAACGCTGCCGCATTGTTTTAGCTCTTTCAATTGCACGCAATATATCACCCGAGCAATTAACCGATATTTTGGCAGCAGGCGATGTTGCTTCTCTCATTCTTTATAGTGAAGAAGAAAATGAAAGTGCCTTCCAAAAACAGGCCCAAGCTTTAGTGCCAGTCATACAAAATGCTGGCGTTGCTGCAATTATCGCAGGCGATAGCCGTATTGCGGGACGAGTTAAAGCTGATGGACTACATATTGAGACCAATTTAGAAGATTTAAAAGAAGCAATTGAAAAACATCAATCATCAATGATGGTTGGCTTTGCCAATTTGCGTGACCGCCATAATGCTATGCAAGTTGGCGAATTAGAACCTGATTATATGATGTTTGGTAAACTTGGTGCGGATAAAAAACCAGAAGCCCATTCACGTAATATCAATCTTGGTGAATGGTGGGCATCATTGATGGAAGTTCCAGCGCTTATTCAAGCAGGCAATAGCTTGGCAAGCATAGAAACAATTGCTAAAACAGGTGCAGAATTTATCGTTTTAGAAGAAGCCATTTTCGGAACAGGCGATATGGTAGCAAATATCATTGCAGCAAATGAGTTGCTTGATGAGCATGCACCTAAATTAGGGGATAATGACGAGTGA
- a CDS encoding OpgC family protein has protein sequence MNKASHLTQNIAVKRDTRIDVLRALALLTIFINHVPGNIYEIFTHKNFGFSDSAEAFVLMSGIAVGLAYGNKFVPGNRLLLTLKMWKRSFTLYSAHILTTLITISIFCGAALFMHHPNLLGQINIAPIMKEPAKAVFGIVTLGHQLGYNNILSLYLVLMLAAPFMLFLARKSYALLLVVSGSLYLSSALYGIAPINYPNAGVWFLNPLSWQFLFVVGLVVTMHIKNGGKLPTHPLLVISAIGYLLLSLIWVKANLWWIDPSMGLPHRLTGFDKTYESLPRLLHVLALAYVIAIFPRISNFFRCLPTNPLAILGKYSLAVFVTGTILAMAAQVLKQVNPGGLVFDSLLIATGVVVQFTVAYYFEWLAMIKLAAKQQQTQPALADAPTTDGEVALPQPVANVLKAS, from the coding sequence TTGAATAAGGCGTCTCATCTTACCCAAAATATAGCTGTAAAGCGCGATACACGCATTGATGTATTGCGGGCTTTGGCGCTTTTGACTATTTTTATCAACCATGTTCCTGGTAATATTTACGAAATATTTACACATAAGAATTTTGGTTTTTCTGATTCGGCCGAAGCATTTGTGTTGATGTCAGGTATTGCGGTTGGCCTTGCCTATGGTAATAAATTTGTACCAGGCAATCGTTTGCTGCTTACTTTAAAAATGTGGAAGCGTAGTTTTACGCTTTATTCGGCTCATATCTTAACCACTCTTATCACTATTTCGATTTTTTGTGGTGCTGCCTTATTTATGCACCACCCAAATTTATTGGGTCAAATTAATATTGCACCAATCATGAAAGAGCCCGCAAAAGCAGTGTTTGGCATTGTAACGCTGGGCCATCAATTGGGCTATAATAATATTTTATCACTTTATCTGGTATTGATGCTTGCAGCGCCATTTATGTTGTTTTTGGCGCGTAAAAGCTATGCCTTGCTTTTAGTTGTATCAGGTAGCCTTTATTTATCCTCTGCGCTTTATGGCATCGCTCCCATTAATTATCCTAATGCAGGTGTTTGGTTTTTAAATCCCCTTTCATGGCAATTTTTGTTTGTTGTTGGCCTTGTGGTCACTATGCATATTAAAAATGGTGGTAAGTTACCGACCCATCCCTTATTAGTGATTTCAGCGATTGGCTATTTGCTTCTTTCGCTTATTTGGGTAAAGGCTAACCTCTGGTGGATTGATCCATCTATGGGATTGCCGCATCGTTTAACTGGTTTTGATAAGACATATGAGTCTTTACCTCGCCTTTTACATGTCTTAGCGCTTGCCTATGTAATTGCAATTTTCCCACGGATCTCCAATTTTTTCCGTTGCTTGCCCACCAATCCATTAGCGATTTTGGGCAAATATAGCCTTGCTGTATTTGTTACTGGAACTATTTTAGCAATGGCGGCGCAGGTGTTAAAGCAAGTTAATCCCGGCGGATTGGTTTTTGATAGCTTGCTGATTGCAACTGGTGTTGTTGTGCAATTTACCGTTGCTTATTATTTTGAATGGCTTGCAATGATTAAGCTTGCTGCGAAACAACAGCAAACACAACCCGCTCTAGCTGATGCTCCAACAACCGATGGCGAAGTTGCACTACCACAACCTGTCGCCAATGTTCTTAAAGCCAGTTAA
- a CDS encoding DUF1465 family protein yields MNMVATWPKDGQQVGSHPSKSTNKSGNMVVLMEHEAFNTTFKALYQRGMHLIEEVGHYINEDGRAAMCCLPDDAAALYSTEAIHLGSRLMQVASWLLLERALRDNDMKPDYVAKEKKKIKLNLEYPRFDHEAWNELPQKFRDLVSESVQLLERVRHLNSEDDSAGQKNESAEVIKLQLNRLEQAFGAKK; encoded by the coding sequence ATGAATATGGTAGCCACATGGCCTAAGGATGGACAGCAGGTGGGATCACATCCGTCGAAAAGCACGAATAAATCAGGCAATATGGTTGTATTAATGGAGCATGAAGCTTTTAATACAACTTTCAAAGCGCTTTATCAGCGCGGCATGCACTTGATTGAAGAAGTTGGCCATTATATTAATGAAGATGGCCGTGCTGCTATGTGCTGCTTGCCTGACGATGCTGCGGCTCTTTATTCAACAGAAGCTATCCATTTAGGATCACGTTTAATGCAGGTGGCTTCATGGCTGTTGTTAGAACGGGCTCTGCGTGACAATGATATGAAGCCAGATTATGTCGCCAAAGAAAAGAAAAAAATTAAACTCAATTTAGAATATCCGCGTTTTGACCACGAGGCGTGGAATGAGCTACCACAAAAATTTCGTGATTTAGTAAGTGAGTCTGTCCAGTTGTTAGAGCGCGTTCGCCATTTAAACAGTGAAGATGATAGTGCTGGCCAAAAAAATGAAAGTGCTGAAGTAATTAAGCTACAGCTTAACCGCCTAGAGCAGGCCTTTGGTGCTAAAAAATAG